One stretch of Anguilla anguilla isolate fAngAng1 chromosome 5, fAngAng1.pri, whole genome shotgun sequence DNA includes these proteins:
- the LOC118227623 gene encoding tyrosine-protein phosphatase non-receptor type 9-like: protein MAEALTSQEELAVEEFLAELRALEEPGVVLVSQSTAVKFLIARKFDVSRAIDLFQAYKNTRIREGIFNIDPDEEPLRTELLSGKFTVLPGRDSSGAALALFTARLHRPDVTTHKAVLQAIIYQLDKAIESLQTQRDGLVFIYDMTSSTYGNFDYELCVKILNLLKGAFPARLKCVFIVSSPLWFRAPFAVLRLFVREKLRERVCTVKAPELAGHIPMQSLPEHLGGCSQYSHIAWIQSCVNAHRHPQGGGDCVGALLSSYCLDPPTGDGLNSNCADNDNNANLHNHLQQQGRTSTPPHHAHWNGSALPGGGARGTGVADAGDESDGGDCGGSPNANGDGWSRQAPPPQSDTPPDTPLHLTHSGGVLEGGGDPMSGGRDQDQDQDEDEGEGEEEDEEEGEEEEEGEPGVPPLPQKSLRPVGSHDPTPTSLSVHMPERDGMGVKELVAYVKRKGKRGIYQEYEEIRKEPASGTFHCSKKPHNQMKNRYSDVLCLDQSRVKLSLLEDDEDESTDYINASFMDGYKKSQAYIATQGPLPKTYADFWRMVWEQMVLIIVMTTRVVERGRVKCGQYWPLDAGHTQEHGHFLVRNVRIEMFQDFRLSHLELCNSETGERRDVAHYLYVSWPDFGVPKSASALLEFRAQVRQHQETAFQAVSASWTGSPGGPPVVVHCSAGIGRTGTFCTLDICLSRLEDVGTVDVRQTVRRMRTQRAFSIQTWDQYYFCYTAVLEYAQRRRLLPPLQWSDSELETDSE from the exons ATGGCGGAAGCCCTGACAAGCCAAGAAGAGCTG GCTGTGGAGGAGTTTCTGGCGGAGCTGAGGGCTCTGGAGGAGCCCGGGGTGGTGCTGGTGTCCCAGAGCACTGCCGTAAAGTTCCTCATCGCTCGCAAGTTTGACGTGTCCAGAGCCATCGACCTCTTCCAGGCGTACAAG AACACCAGGATAAGAGAGGGAATTTTCAACATCGACCCGGACGAGGAGCCCCTGCGGACGGAGCTGCTCAGTGGGAAGTTCACGGTGCTG CCTGGTCGTGACTCCAGTGGTGCAGCTCTGGCCCTGTTCACCGCTCGACTGCATCGGCCTGACGTCACTACCCACAAGGCCGTGCTGCAGGCCATCATATACCAGCTAGACAAAGCCATTGAAAG CCTGCAGACCCAGAGGGACGGCCTGGTCTTCATCTACGACATGACCAGCTCCACGTACGGCAACTTCGACTACGAGCTGTGTGTGAAGATCCTCAACCTGCTCAAA GGCGCGTTTCCCGCGCGTCTGAAGTGCGTCTTCATCGTGTCGTCGCCGCTGTGGTTCCGCGCCCCCTTCGCCGTCCTGCGGCTGTTCGTGCGCGagaagctgagagagagg gtgtgcacgGTGAAGGCCCCAGAGCTGGCCGGTCACATCCCCATGCAGTCTCTGCCAGAGCACCTGGGGGGGTGCTCCCAGTACAGCCACATCGCCTGGATCCAGAGCTGCGTCAACGCCCACCGCCACCCGCAGGGGGGGGGCGACTGCGTGGGGGCGCTGCTCAGCTCCTACTGCCTGGACCCCCCCACGGGCGACGGCCTGAACTCCAACTGCGCTGACAACGACAACAACGCGAACCTGCACAaccacctgcagcagcagggcagaACTAGCACCCCCCCGCACCACGCCCACTGGAACGGCTCCGCCctgccggggggcggggcccggggcaCGGGCGTGGCCGACGCTGGTGACGAGAGCGACGGCGGGGACTGTGGGGGCAGCCCCAACGCCAATGGGGATGGGTGGAGTCgccaggctccgcctccccagTCAGACACGCCCCCGGACACGCCCCTACACCTGACACACAGCGGAGGGGTtttggaagggggaggggacccgatgtcaggggggagggaccaggaccaggaccaggatgaggatgagggggaaggggaggaagaggacgaggaggaaggggaggaggaggaggaaggggagccGGGGGTGCCGCCGCTGCCCCAGAAGTCTTTGCGGCCGGtggggtcacatgaccccacccccacctccctgtcGGTGCACATGCCGGAGCGGGACGGGATGGGGGTGAAGGAGCTGGTGGCGTACGTGAAGAGGAAGGGCAAGCGGGGCATCTACCAGGAGTACGAGGAGATCCGCAAGGAGCCGGCCTCCGGAACCTTCCACTGCTCCAA aaaaCCTCACAATCAGATGAAGAACAGGTACAGCGACGTCCTCTGCCTCGACCAATCCCGTGTGAAGCTGAGCCTGCTGGAGGATGATGAGGACGAG TCCACAGATTATATCAATGCAAGTTTTATGGATGGATATAAGAAGAGCCAAGCCTACATCGCCACTCAGG GCCCTTTGCCAAAAACGTACGCAGACTTCTGGCGCATGGTGTGGGAACAAATGGTGCTGATCATCGTCATGACGACAAG GGTGGTGGAGAGGGGGCGGGTCAAATGCGGACAGTACTGGCCGCTGGACGCAGGCCACACCCAGGAGCACGGACACTTCCTGGTCCGGAACGTCCGAATCGAGATGTTCCAGGACTTCAGACTGTCACACCTGGAGCTCTGCAACAGTGAG ACGGGGGAGCGTCGGGACGTGGCTCACTACCTGTACGTCAGCTGGCCGGATTTCGGCGTTCCCAAGTCCGCCTCGGCCCTGCTGGAGTTCCGGGCACAGGTCCGGCAGCACCAGGAGACGGCCTTCCAGGCCGTCAGCGCCAGCTGGACCGGCTCTCCCGGGGGCCCCCCTGTGGTGGTGCACTGTAGTGCAGGCATCGGAAGAACCG gtaCCTTCTGCACTCTGGACATCTGTCTGTCCCGTCTGGAGGACGTGGGGACGGTGGACGTGAGGCAGACGGTGAGGCGCATGCGGACCCAGCGAGCGTTCAGCATCCAGACCTGGGACCAGTACTACTTCTGCTACACGGCCGTCCTGGAGTACGCCCAGCGCCGCCGCCTGCTCCCGCCCCTGCAGTGGTCCGACTCGGAGCTGGAGACCGACAGCGAGtga